The following proteins are co-located in the uncultured Propionivibrio sp. genome:
- a CDS encoding LysR family transcriptional regulator, giving the protein MDIVRLRSFVMVARLGHLTRAAERLCLTQPAVTAHIKAIEQELGLALFDRAPGRISLTRHGELLLPEAEHVLATVEAFAGKARQIKGEVSGNLLIATVDDSDFLRLGELLYALRGALPLLQLKTRQMFADDILDGLLSEAIDAGFHIGGADHPDIGVLPLRTLVYQAVGPQSFADPLARASWKDIAQLPWISAPERSHVARFTRTLFAQHGVRPNEAIECDQLSATLDLVRSGLGMGLLREDLALAAVEKGEVTLWPHGRIETRLNFLYRLRSESDPSIIGLLSVLRQHWAV; this is encoded by the coding sequence ATGGACATTGTGCGCCTCCGCTCGTTCGTCATGGTCGCCCGACTCGGGCACCTGACGCGTGCCGCCGAACGCCTGTGCCTGACACAGCCGGCCGTCACCGCCCACATCAAGGCGATCGAGCAGGAACTCGGCCTTGCTCTCTTCGACCGGGCGCCGGGACGCATCAGCCTGACCCGCCACGGCGAACTGCTGCTGCCCGAAGCCGAACATGTGCTCGCCACCGTCGAGGCCTTCGCCGGCAAGGCACGCCAGATCAAAGGCGAAGTCTCCGGCAACCTGCTTATTGCCACCGTCGACGACTCCGACTTCCTGCGCCTCGGCGAACTGCTCTACGCATTGCGCGGCGCCCTGCCGCTCCTGCAACTCAAGACACGGCAGATGTTCGCCGATGACATCCTCGACGGCCTGCTCAGCGAGGCCATCGACGCCGGATTCCACATTGGCGGCGCCGACCACCCCGACATCGGCGTGTTGCCGCTGCGCACGCTCGTCTATCAGGCCGTCGGTCCGCAATCCTTCGCCGACCCGCTGGCCCGCGCCAGCTGGAAAGACATTGCCCAGCTCCCATGGATTTCGGCACCGGAACGCTCCCACGTCGCGCGCTTCACGCGCACGCTGTTCGCGCAACACGGGGTGCGGCCGAACGAGGCGATCGAATGCGACCAGCTCTCGGCGACGCTCGACCTCGTCCGCTCGGGACTCGGCATGGGACTGCTGCGCGAGGATCTCGCCCTCGCCGCCGTCGAAAAAGGCGAAGTCACCCTCTGGCCGCACGGGCGCATCGAAACGCGCCTCAATTTCCTCTACCGTCTGCGCAGCGAATCCGACCCAAGCATCATCGGCCTGCTCTCGGTGCTGCGCCAGCACTGGGCCGTCTGA
- a CDS encoding ABC transporter ATP-binding protein translates to MAYIELKQVTKLFGAVRAVDRLDLDIAQGECVAMLGPSGCGKTTTLRMVAGFEDLDDGSIRVGERIISSKRDNFYLPPEHRNFGMVFQAFAVWPHLSVYENVAFPLRLRKLPKEEIAARTEEALKHTNLWKAAGDSPDDLSGGGKQRVALARALAIRPDVMLLDEPLSSLDPHFREEMRFEIKDLQRRFGFSILYVTHDQSEAMALSDRILVMRSGVVQQVGTPLEVYGEPANRFVFEFIGLSCFLDAELTPTGMRINGVDAAWPAGIAPAPELLAAGRACLAARPSEIDFVGEGGLRGIVSRKAYLGETVDYRVMVGDAEIRIQKGRRAPGPAIGDAVGLAFPRPHWYPSA, encoded by the coding sequence ATGGCCTATATCGAACTCAAGCAAGTCACCAAGCTGTTCGGCGCGGTCCGCGCCGTCGACCGCCTCGACCTCGACATCGCCCAGGGCGAATGCGTCGCCATGCTCGGCCCGTCAGGCTGCGGCAAGACGACGACGCTACGCATGGTCGCCGGTTTCGAGGATCTCGACGACGGCTCGATCCGCGTCGGCGAACGCATCATTTCGTCAAAGCGCGACAACTTCTATCTGCCGCCCGAGCACCGCAACTTCGGCATGGTCTTCCAGGCCTTCGCCGTCTGGCCGCACCTCTCGGTCTATGAAAACGTCGCCTTCCCGCTACGCCTGCGCAAACTGCCGAAGGAAGAGATCGCCGCACGTACCGAGGAAGCGCTCAAGCACACCAACCTGTGGAAGGCTGCCGGCGACAGTCCCGACGATCTTTCCGGCGGCGGCAAGCAGCGCGTCGCCCTGGCGCGGGCGCTGGCCATCCGCCCCGACGTCATGCTGCTCGACGAACCGCTGTCCAGCCTCGACCCGCATTTCCGCGAGGAGATGCGTTTCGAGATCAAGGACCTGCAACGCCGTTTCGGCTTCTCGATTCTCTACGTCACGCACGACCAGTCGGAAGCGATGGCGCTCTCGGACCGCATCCTCGTCATGCGCTCGGGCGTCGTCCAGCAAGTCGGCACCCCGCTCGAAGTCTATGGCGAACCGGCCAACCGTTTCGTCTTCGAATTCATTGGCCTGTCCTGCTTCCTCGACGCCGAACTGACGCCGACCGGGATGCGCATCAATGGCGTCGACGCGGCCTGGCCGGCCGGCATCGCGCCGGCGCCGGAACTGCTCGCCGCCGGCCGCGCCTGTCTGGCGGCACGTCCCAGCGAAATCGACTTCGTCGGCGAAGGCGGACTGCGCGGCATCGTCTCGCGCAAGGCCTACCTCGGCGAAACCGTCGATTACCGTGTCATGGTCGGCGACGCCGAGATTCGCATCCAGAAGGGCCGGCGCGCACCGGGACCGGCGATCGGCGACGCCGTCGGCCTCGCCTTCCCGCGGCCGCACTGGTATCCGTCCGCCTAG
- a CDS encoding ABC transporter ATP-binding protein, which yields MSPSRIQLSDIDFAFAAKPVLRRLSLSVEAGELFAVLGPSGAGKTTLLRILAGLERPDAGSATIGGIPADAERQDGERCVGMVFQDFALWPHLSVYENVVFGMPRQALRDGSAKARADELLAALGIADTRDTRPDCLSGGQRQRAALARALIGAPRLLLLDDPFSNLEPTLRRLLRRDLRRLQRQLSLTTIFVTHDLDDAFSIADRVAVIDAGQIRQVGTPMAIYDFPSSVAVARFVGIENFVPGTLTPLDRSRVEFHNADLGTLRWSMREAPPAGPSILSIRPNALCLCPIDSFRDARYLWVSGEISASEFLGEAVRYRVAIGATRLTVQQPHALGAPLTPVGTPMLVGIDPNLARLFPTLDETTATAR from the coding sequence ATGAGCCCGAGTCGCATCCAACTCTCAGACATCGACTTCGCCTTCGCGGCCAAGCCGGTCCTGCGCCGTCTCTCGCTCAGCGTCGAGGCCGGCGAACTCTTCGCCGTCCTCGGTCCCTCGGGCGCCGGCAAGACGACGCTGCTGCGCATCCTCGCCGGACTCGAGCGACCGGACGCCGGCAGCGCCACCATCGGCGGCATTCCGGCCGACGCCGAACGGCAGGACGGGGAACGCTGCGTCGGCATGGTCTTCCAGGATTTCGCGCTCTGGCCACACCTCTCCGTTTATGAAAACGTCGTTTTCGGCATGCCGCGGCAAGCGCTGCGCGACGGATCCGCCAAGGCACGCGCCGACGAGCTTCTGGCGGCGCTCGGCATCGCCGACACGCGCGACACGCGGCCGGACTGCCTCTCGGGCGGACAGCGCCAACGCGCCGCCCTGGCGCGTGCGCTGATCGGCGCGCCGCGCCTCCTGTTGCTCGACGATCCCTTCTCCAATCTGGAGCCGACCCTGCGCCGGCTGTTGCGCCGGGATCTGCGCCGACTGCAGCGACAGCTGTCGCTGACGACGATCTTCGTCACGCACGACCTCGATGATGCCTTCAGCATTGCCGATCGCGTCGCCGTCATCGATGCCGGTCAGATCCGGCAGGTCGGAACGCCAATGGCGATTTACGACTTTCCGAGCTCGGTCGCCGTCGCACGCTTCGTCGGCATCGAGAATTTCGTCCCCGGTACGCTGACGCCGCTCGACCGCAGCCGCGTCGAATTTCACAACGCCGATCTCGGCACGCTGCGCTGGTCGATGCGCGAGGCACCGCCGGCCGGACCGTCCATTCTCAGCATCCGGCCGAACGCGCTCTGCCTCTGTCCCATCGACAGTTTCCGCGACGCGCGCTACCTCTGGGTATCCGGCGAAATCAGCGCCAGCGAATTCCTCGGCGAAGCGGTGCGTTACCGCGTCGCCATCGGCGCGACCCGCCTGACCGTGCAGCAGCCCCACGCGCTCGGTGCGCCGCTGACGCCGGTCGGCACGCCGATGCTGGTCGGTATCGACCCAAACCTCGCCCGACTGTTTCCGACCCTCGACGAAACGACGGCAACGGCCCGATAA
- the ylqF gene encoding ribosome biogenesis GTPase YlqF produces MAIQWYPGHMTSARKKAAETMANVDVVIEVVDARLPAASTNPMVHELRLHRQRPCLKVLNKSDLADPEATRAWIDFYNRQPGVKAVAVSSKKAGEVARLPGLCQTLAPHRNDNVKPLRMMIMGIPNVGKSTLMNALVKRKIAKVGDEPAVTKSQQVHQISVRQTIIDTPGMMWPKIEHDSDGFMLAASHAIGRNAIIDDEVAIFLAGVLKTRYAAQLEARYGFPVNEIDAVAVVEGIARRRALRLRGGEPDIEKAALIFLQDYRDGKLGRISLETPATREAMLAAMRAAEAPTASGDADAGDDVSPA; encoded by the coding sequence ATGGCGATTCAGTGGTATCCCGGGCATATGACCTCGGCGCGCAAGAAGGCGGCCGAGACGATGGCCAACGTTGACGTTGTCATCGAAGTGGTCGACGCGCGTCTGCCGGCGGCGAGTACCAATCCAATGGTGCATGAGCTGCGCCTGCACCGTCAGCGTCCTTGTCTCAAGGTGTTGAACAAGTCCGACCTTGCCGATCCGGAGGCGACGCGCGCCTGGATCGATTTCTACAATCGCCAGCCGGGTGTCAAGGCCGTGGCGGTGTCGAGCAAGAAGGCCGGCGAGGTGGCCCGCCTGCCTGGCCTGTGTCAGACGCTGGCCCCGCATCGCAATGACAACGTCAAGCCGTTGCGGATGATGATCATGGGCATTCCCAACGTCGGCAAGTCGACGCTGATGAATGCGCTGGTCAAGCGCAAGATCGCCAAGGTCGGCGACGAGCCGGCGGTGACCAAGTCGCAGCAGGTGCACCAGATCAGCGTGCGCCAGACGATCATCGATACGCCGGGAATGATGTGGCCGAAGATCGAGCACGACAGCGACGGCTTTATGCTGGCGGCAAGTCATGCGATCGGCCGCAATGCCATCATCGACGACGAGGTTGCGATCTTTCTTGCCGGCGTGCTGAAGACGCGCTACGCGGCGCAGCTGGAAGCGCGCTACGGTTTTCCGGTCAATGAGATTGATGCCGTCGCCGTGGTCGAGGGCATCGCCCGACGGCGCGCGCTGAGACTGCGCGGGGGCGAACCGGATATCGAGAAGGCGGCCCTGATCTTCTTGCAGGACTACCGCGACGGCAAGCTCGGGCGCATCAGTCTGGAGACACCGGCGACGCGGGAAGCCATGCTGGCAGCGATGCGCGCGGCGGAAGCGCCGACGGCGTCTGGCGACGCCGATGCCGGGGACGACGTGTCGCCGGCCTGA
- a CDS encoding NnrS family protein — protein sequence MAIIRLEEPRVMPKTPPKGFALFAFGFRPFYLFGAAFAAIAVPLWIVVLAGGLPLQPVLPAMLWHGHEMLFGFVAAIIVGFLLTAGHNWTGLATPTGTPLAVLVALWLAGRVAMFCTNPAIAAAIDLAFLPVVALILARLVLRAGSRRNYFVPVLLLALAGCNAIVHAGVNGWADVSPQTGLHLAVALVTLLETVIAGRIVPGFTANALKTVPWRHRGVDIAAVTLTGVALAGWALELPAGATGIVAAAAALLQAVRVRGWRPGATFGTPLLWILHVSHGWIVVALLWLALAGTGAVAPTPVLHLLTVGATGGLIVGMITRTALGHTGRLLKAGRIEAGAYWLMQLALVLRVLPQFGLPANYHAFLGASSLAWSFAFVLYLWKYAPILIHPRVDGRPG from the coding sequence ATGGCGATCATCCGTCTCGAAGAACCCCGGGTCATGCCCAAAACGCCACCGAAGGGCTTTGCCCTGTTTGCCTTCGGCTTTCGCCCCTTCTACCTCTTCGGCGCCGCCTTCGCGGCGATTGCCGTGCCGCTCTGGATCGTCGTGCTGGCCGGCGGCCTGCCGCTGCAGCCGGTGCTGCCGGCAATGCTGTGGCATGGACACGAAATGCTGTTCGGGTTCGTCGCGGCGATCATCGTCGGCTTCCTGCTGACCGCCGGGCACAACTGGACGGGCCTCGCCACGCCGACCGGCACGCCGCTGGCGGTACTCGTCGCGCTCTGGCTGGCCGGCCGGGTGGCGATGTTCTGCACGAATCCGGCGATCGCCGCGGCGATCGATCTCGCCTTTCTGCCGGTCGTCGCGCTGATTCTGGCGCGCCTCGTCCTGCGCGCAGGCAGCCGCCGCAACTATTTCGTGCCGGTGCTGCTGCTGGCGCTGGCCGGGTGTAACGCGATCGTTCATGCCGGCGTCAATGGCTGGGCGGACGTCTCGCCGCAGACGGGCCTGCATCTCGCCGTCGCGCTGGTGACACTGCTCGAAACGGTGATTGCCGGCCGCATCGTCCCGGGCTTTACGGCCAATGCGCTGAAGACGGTGCCCTGGCGTCATCGTGGCGTCGACATCGCGGCGGTGACGCTGACCGGCGTGGCACTGGCGGGTTGGGCGCTTGAGCTGCCGGCAGGCGCGACCGGCATTGTCGCTGCCGCTGCGGCGCTCCTGCAGGCGGTGCGCGTCCGGGGCTGGCGGCCCGGCGCGACCTTCGGCACGCCGCTGCTCTGGATCCTGCACGTCTCGCACGGCTGGATCGTCGTCGCGCTGCTCTGGCTGGCCCTGGCCGGCACCGGGGCGGTTGCGCCGACGCCGGTCCTGCATCTGTTGACCGTCGGCGCCACCGGCGGCCTGATCGTCGGCATGATCACGCGCACCGCACTCGGCCATACCGGCCGTCTGCTCAAGGCCGGGCGGATCGAAGCGGGCGCATACTGGTTGATGCAGCTGGCATTGGTGCTGCGCGTGTTGCCGCAGTTCGGTCTGCCGGCGAATTACCACGCCTTCCTCGGTGCGTCGTCGCTGGCTTGGTCCTTCGCCTTCGTTCTCTATCTCTGGAAATATGCGCCGATCCTGATCCATCCGCGCGTTGACGGCCGTCCCGGCTGA
- a CDS encoding SlyX family protein, translating to MTDRITELEIKLSLNEDLVEELNRTVFRQQEQLDLLQAQLRHLYRQMQSQNETADPTAVTTPRDEIPPHY from the coding sequence ATGACCGATCGCATCACCGAACTTGAAATCAAGCTGAGCCTGAACGAGGACCTCGTTGAGGAACTCAACCGCACTGTTTTCCGTCAACAGGAGCAGCTGGATCTTCTCCAGGCGCAGTTGCGCCACCTTTATCGGCAGATGCAGTCTCAGAACGAGACGGCCGACCCGACGGCGGTGACGACGCCGCGCGACGAGATTCCGCCCCACTACTAA
- a CDS encoding ABC transporter permease subunit — protein MKATGRREPQLAHLAVALLALFLLLFLALPVGRLVLSTLGDNASGHSTFGLLLANPLYRDSLIGSLTASAGAALLAAALALPLAWALWRLQWQPPLAVQLLGFMPLFVPPFMLSLSLQSLLGRGGGLGFWLAGHIDLDPSQWGLAGLIVIEAIHYAPLLLSLVVLSTAPFARDASIAAHLGDGWARLTRRVFLPLGMPGLAFGMAITFLKTLDDLATPLSLGLTTLIAPLAYFRVGTHGAGDLIAAALALVLIAVSMLAWMLGAGRMRQIPMTWNGTHSLPPATRPGQRRLAAALLTAVAGLIALCYSGMALTAFAGVWSHTLWPESWGLQHFAAALATESASFINTLRYCGAAALIDVVIGLAIAYVLRRAPARRELRLTQIVAGLLGVPGVALAIAYLQCVGSGIAIPFDTTGILLALAFALRGLPFALPACSYALRSLPDAHLDAARLSGASTLLIARRIVLPALAFGLVVAFLISFGIAAVDLSSAMLLIPSETEAPAAYTIYLNMQTSTGRGIGSALAVLAIAAVAIVLTATAALIARRDPGAADHRSDHGATP, from the coding sequence ATGAAGGCCACAGGTCGCCGGGAGCCTCAGCTCGCGCATCTTGCCGTAGCGCTGCTCGCCCTCTTTCTTCTTCTCTTCCTCGCGCTGCCGGTCGGCCGGCTGGTGCTGAGCACCCTCGGCGACAACGCGAGCGGACACTCGACGTTCGGGCTGCTGCTCGCCAACCCGCTCTACCGCGACAGCCTGATCGGCAGCCTCACCGCCTCGGCCGGGGCCGCGCTGCTCGCCGCCGCGCTCGCGCTGCCGCTCGCCTGGGCGCTGTGGCGCCTGCAATGGCAGCCGCCGCTCGCCGTTCAGCTGCTCGGATTCATGCCGCTCTTCGTGCCGCCGTTCATGCTCTCGCTGTCGCTGCAGTCGCTGCTCGGGCGCGGCGGCGGACTCGGCTTCTGGCTCGCCGGCCACATCGACCTCGACCCGTCGCAATGGGGACTTGCCGGACTGATCGTCATCGAAGCGATCCATTACGCCCCGCTGCTGCTCAGCCTGGTCGTCCTCAGCACCGCACCGTTCGCGCGCGACGCCAGCATCGCCGCTCACCTCGGCGACGGCTGGGCGCGCCTGACGCGGCGTGTCTTCCTGCCGCTCGGCATGCCCGGCCTCGCCTTCGGCATGGCCATCACCTTCCTCAAGACGCTCGACGACCTGGCGACGCCACTCTCGCTCGGGCTGACCACCCTGATCGCACCGCTCGCCTATTTCCGCGTTGGCACGCACGGCGCCGGCGACCTCATCGCCGCCGCCCTCGCCCTCGTGCTGATCGCCGTCTCGATGCTGGCCTGGATGCTTGGCGCCGGACGCATGCGACAGATCCCAATGACATGGAACGGGACGCACTCGCTTCCGCCGGCCACCCGCCCCGGCCAACGCCGTCTCGCCGCGGCATTGCTCACTGCCGTCGCCGGCCTCATCGCGCTCTGCTACTCGGGCATGGCGCTCACCGCATTCGCCGGCGTCTGGAGCCATACGCTCTGGCCGGAGTCCTGGGGACTGCAGCATTTTGCCGCGGCGCTGGCGACCGAATCGGCCAGCTTCATCAACACGCTGCGCTACTGCGGTGCCGCCGCGCTCATTGACGTCGTCATCGGTCTGGCGATCGCCTACGTCCTGCGACGGGCGCCAGCCCGGCGCGAACTGCGGCTGACGCAGATCGTTGCCGGCCTGCTCGGCGTCCCCGGCGTCGCGCTGGCGATCGCCTACCTGCAATGCGTCGGCAGCGGCATCGCCATTCCCTTCGATACCACCGGCATACTACTGGCGCTGGCCTTCGCCCTGCGCGGACTGCCTTTCGCACTGCCCGCCTGCAGCTACGCGCTGCGCAGCCTGCCCGACGCACACCTCGACGCCGCACGCCTCTCGGGGGCGTCGACCCTCCTCATCGCGCGGCGCATCGTCCTGCCCGCGCTCGCTTTCGGCCTCGTCGTCGCCTTCCTGATTTCGTTCGGCATCGCCGCCGTCGACCTGTCGTCGGCGATGCTGCTCATCCCCAGCGAAACCGAAGCGCCCGCTGCCTACACGATCTACCTCAACATGCAGACATCGACCGGACGTGGCATCGGCTCGGCGCTGGCAGTGCTTGCCATCGCTGCCGTGGCCATCGTGCTGACGGCGACGGCGGCGCTCATCGCGCGCCGCGACCCCGGCGCAGCAGACCACCGGTCGGACCACGGAGCCACGCCATGA
- a CDS encoding SAM-dependent methyltransferase, which yields MKKNAPTPPAELRPGQSVELLKELHILTRDGQLNQDSRRKLKQVYHLLQFIEPLLAELAEDGTLTDAPTLVDHGAGKSYLGFLLYDLFFKQRAEGRIVGIETRAELVDKSKQLAERLGFSRMDFHHLSVDASIASPLLPERIDIVTALHACDTATDDAIRFALRKNARFIVLVPCCQAEVASVLRKHKNASFALTPLSELWRHPIHTREFGSQVTNALRCLELEAAGYQVTVTELVGWEHSMKNELIVARHTGQARRNAAERLQAILHALNLDELRERFLPQGQ from the coding sequence ATGAAGAAAAACGCCCCCACCCCGCCCGCCGAGCTTCGCCCCGGCCAGTCGGTCGAACTGCTCAAGGAACTGCATATCCTGACGCGCGACGGCCAGCTCAACCAGGACAGCCGGCGCAAGCTCAAGCAGGTCTACCATCTGCTCCAGTTCATCGAGCCGCTGCTCGCCGAACTCGCCGAAGACGGTACGCTCACCGACGCACCGACGCTCGTCGACCACGGCGCCGGCAAGTCCTACCTCGGATTCCTGCTCTACGACCTCTTTTTCAAACAGCGCGCCGAAGGCCGCATCGTCGGCATCGAAACCCGCGCCGAACTCGTCGACAAATCGAAGCAGCTCGCCGAACGCCTCGGTTTTTCGCGCATGGATTTCCACCACCTCAGCGTCGACGCCTCGATCGCCTCGCCCCTTCTGCCGGAACGCATCGACATCGTCACGGCACTGCACGCCTGCGACACCGCCACCGACGACGCGATCCGTTTCGCCCTGCGCAAGAATGCCCGCTTCATCGTGCTCGTTCCCTGCTGCCAGGCCGAAGTCGCGTCCGTGCTGCGCAAGCACAAGAACGCTTCGTTCGCGCTGACGCCGCTCTCGGAACTCTGGCGCCACCCGATCCACACTCGCGAATTCGGCAGCCAGGTCACCAACGCCCTGCGCTGTCTCGAACTCGAAGCCGCCGGCTACCAGGTCACGGTGACCGAACTCGTCGGCTGGGAGCATTCGATGAAAAATGAACTGATCGTCGCCCGGCATACCGGGCAAGCACGCCGCAACGCCGCCGAACGGCTGCAGGCGATCCTGCACGCGCTGAATCTCGACGAATTGCGCGAGCGCTTCCTCCCACAAGGACAATGA
- a CDS encoding extracellular solute-binding protein produces MTGKWPRRALAAGILCATLIAGVCRGENVVLVASPFPKEILSAYKQAFDAQSPDTRVEFLNFPATQILAFVRGRPPGARPDVFWGSSPEAFRALQREDLLEPSPDNTNPDIPTHIGRVRINAADGTTLGQALSGYGIMWNTRYLAARGLTPPESWDELAEARYFGHVVMAPPSRSSTTHLIVESILQGKGWDAGWSLIMRLAGNAATLTERTFDVPNAITRGRFGLGPVVDFLALSGKYSGFPVDFRYPWPNVVTPAGIARLRGARNPEGGRAFVAFALSDAGQRLLLRPEISRLPVLPAAYASADRPSGFPDLSDVARSNLPDYAPDLSAARYRSVNALFDQLITFQHRDLVRITGRMNALEARLARTPNAAAATLLDEARQLAYRTPVTAAEARAGGSPTDDGARMAAREADWSRQRRRDLAEVDARLERAFAQVAP; encoded by the coding sequence ATGACAGGAAAATGGCCGCGGCGGGCGCTCGCCGCTGGCATTCTCTGCGCAACGCTCATTGCCGGCGTCTGTCGCGGCGAGAATGTCGTGCTCGTCGCCTCGCCGTTTCCGAAGGAGATCCTGTCGGCCTACAAACAGGCTTTCGACGCGCAGTCCCCGGACACGCGCGTCGAATTCCTCAATTTTCCGGCGACGCAGATCCTCGCCTTCGTGCGCGGCCGTCCGCCCGGCGCGCGTCCCGACGTCTTCTGGGGCTCCTCGCCCGAGGCCTTCCGTGCGCTGCAACGGGAGGATCTGCTCGAACCGTCGCCGGATAACACCAATCCCGACATCCCGACGCACATCGGCCGCGTCCGCATCAACGCCGCCGACGGCACGACGCTCGGCCAGGCGCTGTCGGGCTACGGCATCATGTGGAACACGCGCTATCTGGCGGCACGCGGGCTAACGCCGCCGGAAAGCTGGGACGAACTCGCCGAGGCGCGCTATTTCGGCCACGTCGTCATGGCGCCGCCCTCGCGCTCGTCGACGACCCACCTGATCGTCGAATCGATCCTGCAAGGCAAGGGCTGGGACGCCGGCTGGTCGCTGATCATGCGCCTCGCCGGCAACGCGGCAACACTGACCGAGCGCACCTTCGACGTCCCGAACGCCATCACGCGGGGACGCTTCGGCCTCGGTCCGGTCGTCGACTTCCTGGCGCTCTCGGGCAAATATTCGGGCTTTCCCGTCGATTTCCGCTACCCTTGGCCCAACGTCGTCACGCCGGCCGGCATCGCCCGGCTGCGCGGCGCACGCAACCCCGAGGGCGGCCGCGCCTTCGTCGCCTTCGCGCTCTCCGACGCCGGCCAGCGCCTGCTGCTGCGTCCGGAAATCAGCCGGCTGCCGGTGCTGCCGGCGGCCTACGCCAGCGCTGACCGGCCAAGCGGCTTTCCCGACCTCTCCGACGTCGCGCGCAGCAATCTGCCCGACTATGCTCCCGATTTGTCGGCAGCGCGCTACCGCAGCGTCAACGCGCTTTTCGACCAGCTGATCACTTTCCAGCACCGCGATCTCGTCCGCATCACGGGACGCATGAACGCGCTCGAAGCGCGTCTCGCGCGCACGCCAAACGCCGCCGCCGCAACCCTCCTCGACGAAGCGCGACAACTCGCCTACCGGACGCCGGTCACTGCCGCTGAAGCCAGGGCCGGCGGCTCGCCCACCGACGACGGCGCCCGCATGGCCGCGCGCGAAGCCGACTGGTCGCGCCAGCGCCGCCGCGACCTCGCCGAGGTCGACGCACGACTCGAACGCGCCTTCGCGCAGGTGGCGCCATGA